A single genomic interval of Cupriavidus necator harbors:
- a CDS encoding NCS2 family permease, translating into MSMPEPASKPGTSTANPPHGKPQAAPSLIERLFRLREHQTDVRTEILAGVTTFLTMAYIIFVNPSILGDAGMPKDAVFVATCLAAAIGTLIMGFYANYPIAMAPGMGLNAYFAYTVVKGMGFAWEAALGAVFISGCLFLLVTLFRVREMIVNGIPHSIRVAITAGIGLFLAIVALKNAGIVTASPATLVTIGDLHQPSAVLAIIGFFVIVALDHLRVKGAILIGILLTTLLSFAFAGNTFHGVFSAPPSLGPTLFKLDISAALSIGVINVVLVFFLVELFDATGTLMGVANRAGLLKAGKMDRLNKALMSDSTAIMAGSFLGTSSTTAYIESASGVQAGGRTGLTAVTVAVLFLAALFIAPLAGTVPAYATAPALLYVSCLMLRELLEIDWNDVTEVVPAVMTALGMPFTYSVANGVAFGFISYAALKLLTGRARSVPVMVWIIAAVFIFKFYYLPGH; encoded by the coding sequence ATGTCGATGCCGGAACCCGCTTCCAAGCCGGGCACGTCAACCGCCAATCCGCCGCACGGCAAGCCACAGGCCGCGCCTTCGCTGATCGAGCGCCTGTTCAGGCTGCGCGAACACCAGACCGATGTACGCACCGAGATCCTCGCCGGCGTCACCACGTTCCTGACGATGGCGTACATCATCTTCGTCAACCCGTCGATCCTGGGCGATGCGGGCATGCCGAAAGACGCGGTGTTCGTCGCCACCTGCCTGGCCGCGGCGATCGGCACGCTGATCATGGGTTTCTACGCGAACTACCCGATCGCGATGGCGCCGGGCATGGGCCTGAACGCGTACTTTGCCTATACGGTGGTGAAGGGCATGGGCTTTGCATGGGAGGCGGCACTCGGCGCGGTCTTTATCTCCGGCTGCCTGTTCCTGCTGGTCACGCTGTTCCGCGTGCGCGAGATGATCGTCAATGGCATTCCGCATTCGATCCGGGTGGCGATCACCGCGGGCATCGGCCTGTTCCTGGCGATTGTCGCCCTGAAGAACGCCGGCATCGTCACCGCCAGCCCGGCCACGCTGGTGACCATCGGCGACCTGCACCAGCCTTCGGCCGTGCTGGCGATCATCGGTTTCTTCGTGATCGTGGCACTGGATCATCTGCGGGTGAAGGGCGCGATCCTGATCGGCATCCTGCTCACCACGCTGCTGAGCTTTGCGTTTGCCGGCAATACCTTCCACGGCGTGTTCTCCGCGCCGCCGTCGCTCGGCCCGACGCTGTTCAAGCTAGATATATCCGCCGCGCTGTCGATCGGCGTCATCAACGTGGTGCTGGTGTTCTTCCTGGTGGAGTTGTTCGACGCCACCGGCACGCTGATGGGCGTGGCCAACCGCGCGGGCCTGCTCAAGGCCGGGAAAATGGACCGGCTGAACAAGGCGCTGATGTCCGACAGCACCGCGATCATGGCGGGCTCGTTCCTCGGTACGTCTTCCACCACGGCGTATATTGAAAGCGCATCCGGCGTGCAGGCGGGCGGGCGCACCGGACTGACGGCGGTGACGGTGGCCGTGCTGTTCCTCGCGGCGTTGTTCATCGCGCCGCTGGCCGGCACGGTGCCGGCCTATGCCACCGCGCCGGCGTTGCTGTATGTGTCCTGCCTGATGTTGCGCGAGCTGCTGGAGATCGACTGGAATGACGTCACCGAAGTCGTGCCCGCGGTGATGACCGCGCTTGGCATGCCGTTCACGTACTCGGTCGCCAACGGCGTTGCGTTCGGCTTTATCAGCTACGCGGCGCTCAAGCTGCTGACCGGCCGCGCACGCAGCGTGCCCGTGATGGTGTGGATCATCGCGGCGGTGTTCATCTTCAAGTTCTACTACCTGCCAGGGCATTGA
- a CDS encoding phage integrase family protein, with protein MMMVSLTRSEFAAVRAYVQGMPAAMVVPRYLADEADDDEAGAESALRILLALRDRMVQLAHLHGRADLAELLLAGPGRSNRGMDRRVDALAELERLGTAAPRPQHGVELWFAPALARRLRKAEIVTLNSLFELANRRGSAWWRAVPRIGALAGAAVNRWLSENRAAFRDPDGKPLLGAHVGNRTLLERGRLGPGMRQPLPLEWMTASPALAADASCPYSQGLDVVQAWLRDAAGDSGSTFSAYRKEAERLLLWAALERRKGLSQLDLDDRRAYLGFLAQPEPGSRWCGPRAPRHLAGWRPFTGPLSPASVRHSMRVLAALFRWMHANGYPVTALWPARIPDGTDASAATEAARPDTLQVPEASLAPFLSWLEHRGGDDDGQRYRTAHAAILLLREHRLSLDRLTSVTRRSLAPMQQPARVPEDGVESIVPDGTPGFGLATQHALARHWRDRNLQWDGAGTEDASLIGPPAAPPTRRAQRKLAALPLAGYSVRGLHALLSSMLERYRKTCDPEFGARSPRDLLA; from the coding sequence ATGATGATGGTCAGCCTCACCCGCAGCGAATTTGCGGCGGTACGCGCCTATGTGCAGGGCATGCCGGCGGCCATGGTGGTGCCCCGCTACCTGGCCGACGAAGCCGATGACGACGAAGCCGGGGCCGAGTCTGCGCTGCGGATCCTGCTTGCCCTGCGCGACCGGATGGTCCAGCTCGCGCACCTGCACGGACGGGCGGACCTGGCCGAACTGCTGCTGGCCGGCCCTGGCCGCTCCAACCGCGGCATGGATCGCCGCGTCGACGCGCTGGCTGAGCTCGAACGGTTGGGTACGGCGGCGCCGCGCCCCCAGCACGGCGTGGAGTTGTGGTTTGCACCAGCCTTGGCGCGACGCTTGCGCAAGGCTGAAATTGTGACCCTTAATTCTCTTTTTGAGCTTGCAAACCGACGCGGCAGCGCCTGGTGGCGGGCCGTCCCGCGCATTGGCGCGCTTGCCGGCGCGGCCGTCAACCGCTGGCTCAGCGAGAACCGTGCTGCCTTCCGGGACCCGGACGGCAAGCCGCTGCTGGGCGCGCACGTCGGCAACCGGACTCTGCTCGAGCGAGGCAGGCTGGGACCAGGGATGCGCCAGCCGTTGCCGCTGGAATGGATGACCGCGTCGCCCGCGTTAGCCGCTGACGCCAGCTGCCCGTACAGTCAGGGCCTCGACGTCGTCCAGGCCTGGCTGCGCGATGCCGCCGGCGACAGCGGCAGCACGTTCTCGGCCTACCGCAAGGAGGCGGAGCGCTTGCTGCTATGGGCAGCACTGGAGCGGCGCAAGGGCCTGTCGCAGCTCGATCTGGACGACCGCCGGGCCTACCTGGGCTTCCTGGCGCAGCCCGAACCGGGCAGCCGCTGGTGCGGACCGCGGGCACCGCGCCACCTGGCCGGCTGGCGTCCGTTCACCGGCCCGCTCAGTCCGGCAAGCGTGCGGCATAGCATGCGGGTGCTGGCCGCCCTGTTCCGCTGGATGCATGCCAACGGCTACCCGGTCACAGCGCTCTGGCCAGCCCGGATCCCGGACGGCACCGATGCCTCGGCGGCAACGGAGGCGGCGCGGCCGGACACCTTGCAGGTTCCCGAGGCCAGCCTGGCTCCCTTCCTGTCATGGCTGGAACACCGGGGCGGCGACGACGATGGCCAGCGCTACCGGACCGCCCATGCGGCAATCCTGCTGTTGCGGGAACACCGGCTCAGCCTGGACCGGCTGACCTCGGTCACGCGGCGTTCGCTGGCGCCGATGCAGCAGCCTGCGCGGGTTCCGGAAGACGGTGTGGAAAGCATTGTGCCAGACGGAACGCCCGGCTTTGGCCTGGCCACGCAGCACGCGCTGGCCCGGCATTGGCGTGACCGCAACCTCCAGTGGGACGGTGCGGGCACAGAAGACGCCTCGCTGATCGGTCCACCGGCCGCGCCGCCGACCCGGCGCGCGCAGCGCAAGCTGGCGGCATTGCCGCTGGCCGGCTACTCGGTGCGTGGCCTGCATGCCCTGCTGTCCAGCATGCTTGAGCGCTACCGCAAGACCTGTGATCCGGAGTTTGGCGCGCGCTCGCCGCGCGACCTGCTGGCTTGA
- a CDS encoding AAA family ATPase, whose protein sequence is MPAKIITVFNQKGGCGKTTVSMHLAGTLGLRGARSMLVDMDEQGTATRWAAQASDERPFPASVIGLAPSGGAMHREVRKFVQDYDYIVVDCPPAVHSAAPSSALLISDLAIIPVVPSPPDLWAAVAAKTLAQHAQVQNESLLIRVMANMVQRRVSIARQAIEILGDDGDVPLLNSMIGSRSAFRECQAIGCTVHGVAGAREAVQEVDMMVDEILSLIEH, encoded by the coding sequence GTGCCAGCCAAAATCATCACAGTCTTTAACCAGAAAGGCGGTTGCGGCAAGACTACGGTCAGCATGCACCTTGCTGGCACGCTTGGCCTGCGCGGCGCGCGCTCGATGCTGGTCGACATGGACGAGCAAGGCACCGCCACTCGCTGGGCGGCGCAGGCCAGCGACGAGCGGCCGTTCCCGGCTTCCGTGATTGGCCTGGCGCCCTCGGGCGGCGCCATGCACCGCGAAGTCCGCAAATTCGTCCAGGATTATGACTACATCGTCGTGGATTGCCCGCCGGCGGTGCATTCGGCAGCGCCCTCGAGCGCGCTGCTGATTTCGGACCTTGCCATTATTCCGGTGGTGCCTTCTCCGCCGGATCTGTGGGCGGCGGTAGCGGCCAAGACGCTGGCGCAGCACGCCCAAGTCCAGAATGAGTCCTTGCTGATCCGTGTGATGGCCAATATGGTCCAGCGCCGCGTCTCGATCGCGCGCCAGGCCATTGAAATCCTTGGCGACGACGGCGACGTACCGCTTTTGAATTCGATGATCGGGTCGCGCTCGGCATTCCGGGAATGCCAGGCGATCGGCTGCACCGTGCACGGCGTTGCCGGCGCACGCGAGGCGGTGCAGGAGGTCGACATGATGGTCGACGAAATACTGTCTTTGATTGAGCACTAG
- a CDS encoding response regulator transcription factor: protein MPTYLIASNEMMCRVLARRLNALDVPQPITWRTPQWLHESARASTQASSSEPSPDPADIALIDCSALEGDPRALLDQLQARLAPRRWLVLSDRLDASLMLHAALLGASGCLALPAPVELVCAATALVWAGGQCFPRMALSLTGANGATSSLL from the coding sequence ATGCCGACCTATCTCATCGCCAGCAATGAAATGATGTGCCGTGTCCTGGCGCGTCGCCTGAACGCACTGGACGTGCCGCAGCCGATCACGTGGCGCACGCCGCAGTGGCTGCATGAATCGGCGCGCGCATCGACGCAGGCTTCGTCATCGGAGCCATCGCCGGACCCGGCCGATATCGCGCTGATCGATTGCAGCGCACTGGAGGGCGACCCGCGTGCGTTGCTGGACCAGCTGCAGGCACGCCTGGCGCCACGGCGCTGGCTGGTGCTGTCCGATCGCCTCGATGCCTCGCTGATGCTGCATGCCGCGCTGCTCGGTGCCAGCGGGTGTCTCGCGCTGCCGGCACCGGTTGAACTGGTCTGCGCCGCCACCGCGCTGGTGTGGGCCGGCGGCCAGTGCTTTCCGCGCATGGCGCTGTCACTGACGGGCGCCAACGGGGCCACCTCCTCCCTCCTTTGA
- a CDS encoding Crp/Fnr family transcriptional regulator: protein MITHRSDLHVNHLLSALPRGEWETLAQHFELVRLRAGELLTDSGQRIVHVYFPTTAVVSLLSLLEDGATVEIAAVGNEGLVGIPVVTGGDTMPSRVEVRSPGMAYRIPARLLRGDLPRLPTLQRVTLLYVQAMLTQIAQTAACNRHHSLNKQLCRWLLLAIDRLSSNELVITQQVIANMLGVRREGVTEAAGKLEDLGLIHHSRGHITVLDRCGLEKHSCECYKLVKREYDRLLPALASA, encoded by the coding sequence ATGATTACGCATCGATCGGATCTGCATGTCAATCACCTGCTCAGCGCGCTGCCGCGCGGCGAGTGGGAGACGCTGGCGCAGCACTTCGAGCTGGTCCGTCTGCGCGCCGGCGAACTCCTGACTGATTCCGGCCAGCGCATCGTCCATGTCTATTTCCCGACCACCGCGGTGGTATCGCTGCTGTCGCTGCTGGAGGACGGCGCGACGGTCGAGATCGCCGCGGTCGGAAACGAAGGGCTGGTCGGCATCCCGGTGGTCACCGGCGGCGACACCATGCCCAGCCGGGTGGAAGTGCGCAGCCCCGGAATGGCCTATCGCATTCCCGCGCGCCTGCTGCGCGGCGACCTGCCGCGCCTGCCCACGCTGCAGCGCGTGACGCTGCTGTACGTGCAGGCCATGCTCACGCAGATCGCACAGACCGCGGCCTGCAACCGCCACCACTCCCTGAACAAGCAACTGTGCCGCTGGCTGCTGCTGGCCATCGACCGGCTCAGCTCCAACGAGCTGGTGATTACCCAGCAGGTCATCGCCAACATGCTCGGCGTGCGCCGCGAAGGCGTGACCGAAGCGGCCGGCAAGCTGGAAGACCTGGGCCTGATCCACCACAGCCGCGGCCATATCACCGTGCTTGACCGCTGCGGGCTGGAGAAGCATTCGTGCGAGTGCTACAAGCTGGTCAAGCGCGAGTATGACCGCCTGCTGCCCGCGCTGGCCAGCGCCTGA
- a CDS encoding DUF1839 family protein has product MHGDTRMRGRGGPGLRGGNPVWSHVNCHIDLWIELLHGLDLPPVAALACAVRQDFEADHFTQCRFPDADLERLYGLTVHALTFYDSLESHVAAQTSRGHIVVMELDSSQLPPPRGAGYLRHCMPTCIAIDVLIPEAGAVGYYHSDGYHTATGEDYAAIIRLAPGVRSADALPFMHADVVRRNGHPHAAETLLEASLALLRFHLGNRPRENPVTMFRAVFPQHLERLMARGEPGFHHYASGVLRQLGANFELLARYLRWLVMHGQEVPEKAAQACYTMASEAMVMQFRLMRAVISRKPDRCEDCLDQLEASYLASVPLLAAHFGEFKP; this is encoded by the coding sequence GTGCACGGCGACACCAGGATGCGTGGACGGGGCGGACCAGGATTGCGCGGCGGCAATCCGGTGTGGTCGCACGTCAACTGCCATATCGACCTTTGGATCGAGCTGCTGCACGGGCTGGACCTGCCGCCGGTCGCGGCACTGGCCTGCGCGGTGCGGCAGGACTTCGAGGCCGACCACTTCACGCAGTGCCGCTTTCCGGATGCCGACCTGGAGCGGCTGTACGGCCTCACCGTGCACGCCCTGACGTTCTACGACTCGCTCGAGTCGCACGTTGCGGCACAGACCTCGCGCGGCCATATCGTCGTGATGGAGCTGGACAGCAGCCAGCTGCCGCCACCCCGCGGCGCCGGCTACCTGCGCCATTGCATGCCCACCTGCATTGCCATCGATGTGTTGATCCCCGAAGCCGGCGCTGTCGGCTACTACCACTCCGACGGCTACCACACCGCGACCGGCGAGGACTACGCCGCCATCATTCGCCTGGCACCGGGCGTGCGCAGTGCCGACGCGCTGCCCTTCATGCACGCCGATGTGGTCCGCCGCAACGGGCATCCGCACGCTGCCGAGACGCTGCTCGAGGCCTCGCTGGCATTGCTGCGCTTTCACCTGGGCAACCGTCCGCGCGAGAACCCCGTCACAATGTTTCGCGCGGTATTTCCCCAGCATCTCGAGCGGCTGATGGCGCGCGGGGAACCGGGCTTTCACCACTACGCGTCGGGCGTGCTGCGCCAGCTCGGCGCCAATTTCGAGCTGCTGGCGCGCTACCTGCGCTGGCTGGTGATGCACGGGCAGGAGGTGCCCGAGAAGGCGGCACAAGCCTGCTACACCATGGCCTCGGAGGCGATGGTGATGCAGTTCCGCCTGATGCGCGCGGTCATCAGCCGCAAGCCGGACCGTTGCGAAGACTGCCTGGACCAGCTCGAAGCCTCATACCTGGCCAGCGTGCCGTTGCTGGCCGCGCATTTCGGCGAGTTCAAGCCATGA
- a CDS encoding sigma-54 dependent transcriptional regulator, translating into MDRLCKASRTAQIVVVSRHEDFGFDPSGTATGWEIRRIQQIRDLERVVRACPPMAGVIDLQSDYSDAEFAQLEQALQYLHITWVAITSDEMLAQERVRRLIRDYCVDYVRMPFSMPELLYTLKHAQGMASLHGTRPQETASRGTMIGECAAMRAMFRSLAKVAHNEAPVFISGESGTGKELAAQAIHDASSRRKGPFIAINCGAIPSHLVQSELFGYEKGAFTGANQRKIGWIEQAQGGTLFLDEIGDLPLESQVALLRFLQQGMITRLGGHQSIPLNLRIISATHVDLVAAQADGRFRSDLFHRLCVLTLTIPALRERGEDILQLANAVLAEHGHEAHRRIRGFSACATQAMMQYAWPGNVRELINRVRRAIVMTDNRKITAEDLQLHGGAELPRKTLDAIREEAEREAIRTVMASHGFHVVPAARELNVSRVTLYRLMHKHNIRVESQATAGE; encoded by the coding sequence ATGGACCGACTGTGCAAGGCGTCACGCACTGCACAGATCGTGGTCGTGTCGCGTCATGAAGATTTTGGTTTTGACCCGTCTGGCACAGCCACGGGATGGGAAATCCGCCGGATCCAGCAGATTCGCGACCTTGAACGCGTGGTGCGGGCCTGCCCGCCCATGGCAGGCGTGATCGACCTGCAGTCCGACTACAGCGATGCCGAGTTCGCGCAACTCGAACAGGCACTGCAGTACCTGCACATTACGTGGGTGGCCATCACCTCCGATGAAATGCTGGCGCAGGAGCGCGTGCGCCGGCTGATCCGCGACTACTGCGTCGACTACGTGCGCATGCCGTTCTCGATGCCTGAACTGCTCTACACGCTCAAGCATGCGCAGGGCATGGCGTCGCTGCACGGCACGCGCCCGCAGGAGACCGCCTCGCGCGGCACCATGATCGGCGAGTGCGCGGCGATGCGGGCGATGTTCCGCTCGCTGGCCAAGGTGGCGCACAACGAGGCACCGGTGTTCATTTCCGGAGAGTCCGGCACCGGCAAGGAACTCGCCGCGCAGGCGATCCACGATGCCTCGAGCCGGCGCAAGGGACCGTTCATTGCCATCAACTGCGGTGCGATTCCCTCGCACCTGGTGCAGTCCGAGCTGTTCGGGTATGAGAAGGGCGCGTTCACTGGCGCCAACCAGCGCAAGATCGGCTGGATCGAGCAGGCGCAGGGCGGCACGCTGTTCCTCGACGAGATCGGCGACCTGCCGCTGGAAAGCCAGGTGGCGCTGCTGCGTTTCCTGCAGCAGGGCATGATCACCCGCCTGGGCGGGCACCAGTCGATCCCGCTGAACCTGCGCATCATCTCGGCCACGCACGTGGACCTGGTGGCGGCACAGGCCGACGGGCGCTTCCGTTCCGACCTGTTCCACCGGCTATGCGTGCTGACGCTGACCATCCCGGCGCTGCGCGAGCGCGGCGAGGACATCCTGCAGCTGGCCAACGCGGTGCTGGCCGAACACGGGCACGAGGCCCACCGGCGCATTCGCGGGTTCTCGGCCTGCGCAACGCAGGCAATGATGCAGTACGCGTGGCCGGGCAACGTGCGCGAACTGATCAACCGCGTGCGCCGCGCCATCGTGATGACCGACAACCGCAAGATCACCGCCGAAGACCTGCAGCTGCACGGCGGGGCGGAGCTGCCGCGCAAGACCCTTGACGCGATCCGCGAAGAAGCCGAGCGCGAGGCCATCCGCACCGTGATGGCGAGCCACGGCTTTCACGTGGTGCCGGCCGCGCGCGAACTCAATGTCTCGCGCGTGACGCTGTACCGGCTCATGCACAAGCACAACATCCGCGTGGAGAGTCAGGCGACTGCGGGCGAGTAA
- a CDS encoding ParB/RepB/Spo0J family partition protein encodes MATKLKSLKAGMLAGMAAEKTRNDTLDRFARAEAAISQHPNGLLQGRGADGAPVFSAESLGEAAAGRQLIRIPLEQLHDNPLNARRLYDPAVVQERAASIATHGQKTPGLAAPDPARPGHYILIDGHYRKRALASAGKLEMECFVENDLSDLDFYRLSFMLNEQRSDQSALDNAIAWRQLLDEGKVQKEEEICELTGMSAGTVNKTLALLRLPESVLGVMRERPSAIGIAAGYELTLYCKLAGEERTRELAARIINDGLSSREVEAIRKHAQEGKARKVKEISRQYKIRTDSGQLLGTIKEWDSGRVMLDVQLSDRSAREALVEALKARFGLDNTLL; translated from the coding sequence ATGGCTACCAAACTGAAGAGCCTCAAGGCTGGCATGCTGGCCGGCATGGCGGCCGAAAAGACCCGCAACGATACGCTGGACCGCTTCGCTCGCGCGGAAGCGGCCATTTCCCAGCATCCGAATGGATTGCTGCAGGGCAGGGGAGCCGATGGCGCGCCCGTTTTCAGCGCTGAAAGTCTTGGCGAAGCCGCCGCGGGCCGGCAGCTGATCAGGATTCCGCTGGAGCAACTGCACGACAATCCTCTCAACGCGCGGCGCCTCTACGATCCCGCCGTGGTGCAGGAGCGGGCGGCATCCATTGCCACGCACGGCCAGAAGACCCCCGGCCTGGCCGCGCCCGATCCGGCGCGCCCCGGCCATTACATCCTGATCGACGGTCATTACCGCAAGCGAGCTCTGGCGTCTGCCGGCAAGCTCGAGATGGAATGTTTTGTCGAAAACGACCTGAGCGACCTGGACTTCTACCGGCTGTCGTTCATGCTCAACGAGCAGCGCTCGGACCAGTCAGCGCTGGACAATGCGATCGCCTGGCGCCAGTTGCTGGACGAAGGCAAGGTCCAGAAGGAAGAGGAAATCTGCGAGCTGACCGGCATGTCGGCCGGCACCGTGAACAAGACGCTGGCGCTGCTGCGCCTGCCCGAGTCCGTGCTGGGCGTGATGCGCGAGCGCCCGAGCGCGATCGGCATCGCCGCGGGCTATGAGCTGACGCTGTACTGCAAGCTGGCGGGCGAGGAGCGCACGCGCGAACTGGCGGCGCGCATCATCAATGACGGCCTGTCGAGCCGCGAGGTTGAAGCCATCCGCAAGCACGCGCAGGAAGGCAAGGCGCGCAAGGTCAAGGAAATCAGCCGGCAATACAAGATCCGGACCGACAGCGGCCAGTTGCTGGGCACCATCAAGGAATGGGACTCGGGACGCGTGATGCTGGACGTGCAGCTGAGCGACCGCAGTGCCCGCGAGGCGCTGGTCGAGGCCCTGAAGGCCCGCTTCGGGCTGGACAACACGCTGCTCTGA
- a CDS encoding helix-turn-helix transcriptional regulator, which yields MATILLIEPHPLLRLGLRHLLAQAHIPGDLIDIDPLAPVDSDLWLYDADLLIYGLPADHAGGWAMLEELCQRLRPQRVLVLSDQAAPSLPDAGLPDPVRGCVAKSCSADALDAAVRLVLAGGECFPARAQGSHHAWQSELDAGHTPVASSAGQGEARVVALRAGIGEAVLEHAVPAPQRHFQAHATYHETPSAGAHLLNITERQYEVLALLARGYPIKTVSRMLNISVATAKTHACTLYQRLHVRNKGEAVYVALQKGATLNWAGPATPVNPVTRVPAPDPTCQAA from the coding sequence ATGGCCACCATCCTCTTGATCGAGCCTCACCCCCTCCTGCGCCTGGGTCTGCGCCATCTGCTGGCCCAAGCACATATTCCTGGTGACCTGATCGATATCGATCCCCTCGCCCCAGTCGATTCAGATTTGTGGCTGTACGATGCCGACCTGCTGATCTATGGCCTGCCAGCCGATCACGCCGGCGGCTGGGCCATGCTGGAGGAACTGTGCCAGCGGCTACGCCCGCAGCGCGTGCTGGTCCTCAGCGATCAGGCGGCCCCATCGCTGCCGGATGCAGGCTTGCCTGACCCGGTGCGCGGCTGCGTGGCCAAGAGCTGCAGTGCGGATGCGCTCGATGCCGCGGTGCGCCTGGTGCTGGCCGGCGGCGAGTGCTTCCCGGCGCGTGCCCAAGGCAGCCACCATGCCTGGCAATCGGAACTCGATGCCGGCCATACCCCGGTGGCAAGCAGCGCAGGGCAGGGCGAGGCCCGGGTCGTGGCGCTGCGCGCAGGCATCGGCGAGGCCGTGCTCGAGCATGCGGTGCCCGCGCCCCAGCGCCATTTCCAGGCGCACGCGACGTACCACGAAACCCCGTCGGCCGGCGCGCACCTGCTGAACATCACCGAACGCCAGTACGAAGTGCTGGCGCTGCTGGCTCGGGGCTATCCCATCAAGACGGTCAGCCGCATGCTGAATATCTCGGTGGCCACCGCGAAGACGCATGCCTGCACGCTGTACCAGCGCCTGCACGTACGCAACAAGGGCGAAGCCGTCTACGTTGCCCTGCAGAAGGGTGCCACGCTCAACTGGGCCGGGCCCGCCACGCCCGTCAATCCGGTGACCCGGGTGCCGGCACCTGATCCCACCTGCCAGGCTGCGTGA
- a CDS encoding cold-shock protein — translation MQTGIVKWFNDAKGFGFIKPDAGGDDLFAHFSEIRADGFKSLQENQRVQFEVKNGPKGLQAANITPL, via the coding sequence ATGCAAACCGGTATCGTCAAGTGGTTCAACGACGCCAAGGGCTTCGGCTTCATCAAGCCGGACGCGGGTGGTGACGACCTCTTCGCCCATTTCTCGGAAATCCGCGCCGACGGCTTCAAGTCGCTGCAGGAAAACCAGCGCGTGCAGTTCGAAGTCAAGAATGGCCCGAAGGGCCTGCAGGCCGCGAACATCACCCCGCTGTAA
- a CDS encoding replication protein RepA: MPIKRSPATTGDRSVLDLDAEPSRIIVPGNENNLVPSEKFQRLFDEAQAMEREDAWQSGEVGFLSRASVQVTLPYRAPKGAPPVWTRTSGNISLMIQPGYFTQQRSERATNGRQKLVSETVSLGYPYGSYPRLMLAWIGKEIMAKKKRGEFTGTVEDRRISLGNSLSEFMYNLGIPMATGGKRGTMTLVRQQMIRLFSATIAIVQNKSTPSQNQNPNHEPLSIDRVGYLLADQLSTWWDPMQPGQGSMFESFVVLSEPFFNELVNRPVPVDMRALKALKQSPFALDVYSWLTYRFFTIQRRTEIPWEALQMQFGTETESERKFRALFRKALKDVLVVYPGAKVDADSSKALILQPSRTSVRKLG; this comes from the coding sequence ATGCCCATCAAACGCTCCCCGGCCACCACGGGGGATCGAAGCGTCCTCGACCTGGACGCCGAACCCTCCCGCATCATTGTTCCCGGCAACGAGAACAACCTGGTTCCGTCCGAGAAATTCCAGCGTCTGTTCGACGAAGCGCAGGCCATGGAGCGTGAAGACGCCTGGCAAAGCGGTGAAGTCGGCTTCCTGAGCCGCGCCAGCGTCCAGGTAACGCTGCCCTACCGCGCGCCCAAGGGCGCGCCGCCGGTATGGACCCGCACCAGCGGCAATATCTCGCTGATGATCCAGCCTGGCTACTTCACGCAGCAACGTTCCGAACGTGCCACCAACGGCCGCCAGAAGCTGGTGTCCGAGACCGTCTCGCTGGGTTACCCCTATGGCTCCTATCCGCGGCTGATGCTGGCCTGGATCGGCAAGGAGATCATGGCGAAGAAAAAGCGCGGTGAATTCACCGGCACGGTAGAGGACCGGCGCATTTCGCTGGGCAATTCGCTGTCCGAGTTCATGTACAACCTCGGCATTCCGATGGCCACCGGCGGCAAGCGCGGCACGATGACGCTGGTACGCCAGCAGATGATCCGCCTGTTCTCGGCGACCATCGCCATCGTGCAAAACAAGTCGACGCCGAGCCAGAACCAGAACCCCAACCACGAGCCACTGTCGATCGATCGGGTGGGCTACCTGCTGGCCGATCAACTGTCGACCTGGTGGGACCCCATGCAGCCTGGTCAGGGGTCCATGTTCGAGAGCTTCGTGGTGCTGTCCGAGCCGTTCTTCAACGAACTGGTCAACCGCCCCGTACCGGTCGACATGCGCGCGCTCAAGGCGCTGAAACAGTCGCCGTTCGCGCTGGACGTGTATTCGTGGCTGACCTACCGCTTCTTCACCATCCAGCGCCGCACGGAAATCCCGTGGGAAGCGCTGCAGATGCAGTTCGGCACCGAGACCGAAAGCGAGCGCAAGTTCCGTGCGCTGTTCCGCAAGGCCCTGAAGGATGTGCTGGTGGTGTATCCCGGTGCCAAGGTCGATGCGGATTCGTCCAAGGCGCTGATCCTGCAGCCTTCCCGGACCAGCGTGCGCAAGCTGGGCTGA
- a CDS encoding cold-shock protein, producing the protein MATGTVKWFNETKGFGFITPDDGGADLFAHFSEIQGSGFKTLKDGQRVTFEVKQGPKGLQASAIKPA; encoded by the coding sequence ATGGCAACCGGTACGGTCAAGTGGTTCAACGAGACCAAGGGCTTTGGCTTCATTACCCCGGACGACGGTGGTGCAGACCTGTTCGCGCACTTCTCGGAAATCCAGGGCTCGGGCTTCAAGACCCTGAAGGATGGGCAGCGCGTGACGTTTGAAGTCAAGCAAGGCCCGAAGGGCCTGCAGGCTTCGGCAATCAAGCCGGCCTGA